GTAAAGAGCGAAGCGCTCGCGGTGTGCATCCTCTAGTGTGACACCTAGCTCCGCTACGGCCGCCTTAAAATCCTGCCAGTTCACTGCGCTCACCTACCTTCAATATAGACTAGTAGCACGGCCACATCTGCCGGCGAGACCCCGCTCATACGCAAAGCCTGACCAATGTACTGCGGCCTTTGGCGGGCTAGTTTCTCCCTAGCCTCGCTAGACAGGCCCTTAATCTCCTCGTAGCGGAGGTCGCTTGGTATCTGGCGGTTCTCTAGGCCGAGAAACCGCTCCACCTGTTCCTTTTCTTTAGCAATGTAGCCCGCATACTTGACTTCGATCTCTACTCTTGTCGCCAATTGCCAAGGTACCGCCGCAAGCTCTACTACCATCTGGCACAGTAAGTTCCAGCGTACTTCGGGCCGGCGCAAAAGCTGGGCCGCTGCCTGGGCCTCGGCAATAGGCGTGGTGCCCACACTTTGCAGCAGCACATTGACCTCCTCCGTAGAGCGAACCTGCTGCTTCTCCATCCAAGCCACCCAAGTCGCTAACTCATCCTCTTCCTCTTTTATGGCCTGGAGTTCGGCCGGAGATATCAGCCCGTACTGGGCTGCTCGCGGCCCCAACCTGCCGTGCGCATTATCGAGACGTAGCAGTAAGCGATGCTCTGCGCGCGAGGTCATCAAACGGTATGGCTCAACTACTCCCTTGGTAACGAGGTCGTCAATCAGTACCCCCAAGTAGGCCTCCGAACGACGCAGGATCAGGGGCGGTAGCCCCTTTACTTGCGCCGCGGCATTTATCCCAGCCAAAAGCCCCTGCCCGGCGGCCTCCTCATAGCCTGAAGAACCGTTTATCTGACCGGCGAAGAAAAGGCCCGCACAAACCTTGCTTTCTAGGGCGAGCGTTAGCCCCGTCGGCACAACGTAGTCGTACTCAATGGCATAGCCAGGGCGGAGCATTTCTACCTGCTCCAGTCCTATTATTGAGCGCAGCATCTCTACCTGCACATCCTCGGGCAGACTGGTCGAAAATCCCTGCACATACATCTCGTCCGTGTCATAACCCTCAGGCTCTAAAAAGATCTGGTGGCGCTCCTTATCAGCAAAGCGCACGATTTTATCCTCGATAGACGGACAGTAGCGCGGACCCCTGCCCTCTATCAGTCCGGCATAAAGTGGCGAACGGTGTAAATTCGCGCGGATTATCTCATGGGTGCGGGGAGTCGTGTACGTCAACCAGCAAGACAACTGCTCTTTTGGCTCGCTACTGCTGCGCGCGGAAAACCGCCATGGTTCCCTATCGCCCTGTTGTTCCTCCATACGGGTCAAATCTACCCCCCGCCGATGAATCCGCGGCGGAGTTCCCGTCTTAAAGCGTCCCATCTCAATGCCAAGGCCGCGCAAATTGTCTGCTAGACCGGTAGACGCCAAGAGACTATTCGGTCCGCTGAGTAGAGTGGAACTGCCTACAATGACCTTGCCGCCAAGGTAAGTCCCCGCCGTGATAACTACTGTCGGCGCGGTATAAACAACACCGTAATGGGTGCGCACACCCTGTACGCGTCCGTCCTCAGTAAGCACTTCCGCAACTAAGGCTTGCACAAGGCGTAGACCCTCGGCCTGCTCAAGCAGCCGCTTCATCTCTACGTGGTACTGCCTCTTGTCAGATTGAGCGCGTAAAGCGCGTACCGCAGGTCCTTTGCCTGTATTTAACATGCGCATCTGTAAGTAGGAGCGGTCTGCCACCAGCCCCATCAACCCGCCAAGCGCATCTATCTCAGCAACCACATGTCCCTTGGCCGGCCCCCCTACAGAGGGGTTACAGGGCATCAGGGCAATGGAGTCTAGACTTTGGGTCAGTAAGAGAACGCGGCACCCCATACGTAAAGCCGCATGGGCAGCCTCACAGCCAGCATGGCCAGCCCCTACCACTATGCAATCATAGCTTTCTGCCCTGTTCAAAATACCTTCCTCATTTCCCAATACAAAACTGTGCAAAGATCTCGTCTGTCAGGCCATGTGTGACGTCGTCACCAGTTATCTCGCCCAATAAGGCCAAGGCCCTGCGCACATCAATCACCACCATCTCCAGTTCCCAGCCCGCTTTAGCTGCGCACATGGCGGTCTCCGTAGCCAAGCGAGCCTTACTAAGCGCGGAGGTGTGCCGAATATTGGTTACAAATTGGGCTTGCGTGCCGAGCGTAACCCGCGCCGCGGCCGCAATTAACTCCCTAAGCTCATGAACGCCAACCCCTGTGTGGGCACTGACACCTAACCAAGCGTTCTCACCAGGCAGAACAACTCGCGGTGGCAAATCGCTCTTGGTCAGTACAATATGGCGCTTAAAATTCGCTGTTCTCTCTAGTAAACTGAGATCCTCGGCATGTAGCTCCTCTGACGCATCGATCAGCAACAAAACAAAATCCGCCTGCTCCATGGTCTGCTCGGTGCGCTCCATGCCCAAACGCTCTAAGAAATCGCCTTCGGCGCGAAGCCCCGCCGTGTCAAACAGTTTGAGCAACAGGCCCTCATGGTTGATAGTAACCTCTAAGACATCCCGCGTAGTGCCGGCGATGGAAGTCACAATGGCCCTTTCCTGACCTGCGAGGTAGTTAAACAATGAAGACTTGCCGACATTAGGGCGCCCAATCAAGGCGACGCGAAACCCCTCTCTAACCACCCGCCCACCTCGGGCGGTAGCGACCAGGCTGTCTAAATTTTCTGCGGCCAGAGCCAGCTCGGCCTCCACCTCACTGTGGGTGAGGAGCGGAGCGTCAAGATCGGGGAAATCAAGATGTGCCTCAACCAGAGCTAGAGCCCCGAGTAGGCGCTGGCGAATCTCCAATATCTCGCGCCTTAAAGAGCCCTGCAAATGTAAATTGGCGTTTCGTAAAGCCAGATCGGAACTGGCGCGAATAACATCGATTACGGCTTCCGCCTGGGCAAGGTCGATGCGTCCATTAAGAAAAGCTCGCTTAGTAAACTCGCCGGGGGCGGCCAAAGCCGCACCGCACTCTAGCAGCCTCTCTAGTACCCGGCCCGCCACAAAGGAGCCCCCGTGTACGCCAAACTCCACCACATCCTCGCCCGTATAAGAGTGGGGCGCGCGAAAGTAAGTCAGCAGACACTCATCAATACGTTCTCCACCCAAAGCGCAAACCTCTCCATAGTAAACGCGCCAGGGCTTAGGCGAGAAGCGCCCCCTGCGGCGCCTAAAGCACTTTTTAGCAACGGCGAGCGCCAGTTCTCCAGATAAGCGCACCACGGCAATGCCGCCCTCCCCCGGGGGAGTCGCTATCGCAGCGATAACATCTTGGTACAAATTTCTTCCTCCTTAACAAAACAACCCAGTAACAAGCAGTTACTGGGTAAACAAGCCATTAGCGCACCGCTATAATCACTTTGCGGTAGGGTTCGTCCCCCTCACTGTAGGTCACAATGCCAGCCTCATCTTGTAAGGTCATGTGCACAATGCGCCTCTCAGCCGCACTCATAGGCTCAAGTATGGCCTTCCGTCCCGTACTGCGAACTCTCTCCGCCAAGCTCTTACTGAGGTCAACTAGGGTTTGTTTGCGACGCTCACGGTACTGACCAATATCGACTAGCAAGCGTCTATCCCCGCCCACGCGCGAGTAGATGACCGCGGCCAACTGCTGTATAGCGTCTAGAGTCTGCCCTCTTTTGCCGATCAACATGCCCGTGTTAAGACAACCCACCGCGATTTCAACTTCGTCTGCGGTTTCACGAACAATAGTGCAGCTGGCTTCTTTCGCACCCATGTGCGCCACTAAATCGAGGACAAAGTCAATGACCTTGTCCTCAGGCTGCAGTCTCTTGGTCACCAGGATGCGGGCAGGCTTCACTCCCCACAAACCAAAAACGCCCTTGGTAGGTTCCTCAAGCACCGTGACCTCAACTTGCTCCAACACGAGACCTAGTTCAAGCAAAGCTGCTTGAATAGCTTCCTCTACGCTTTTAGCCGTCTTTTCGACGCTTAGCATTCGTCTCTGCCTCCACTTCCACGACTTGGCGGCTGGTAAAAACGGTGTACAAGTATTCCTGCCCAATAGTAAACAAGTTGCGTGAGACCCAGTATAGAGCCAGTGCAGTGGGGAATTGCAGGGTAAACCAGCCCATAAACAGGGGCATCATGTACAGCATGGTGCGTTGCGAAGGTTCCGTACTCTGCATCGTCTGCTTGGACTGCCAGAAAGTCGTGCCAACGGTCAAGATAGGTAGTATCCAGTAGTACCAACCAAGCGTCATGATGGCGTTCTCGGGATTCGGGATAGTCATATTTAGGCCCAAGAATAAAGGTTGTTTGTCAAAAATACCCGGAACCTGGAGCACATTAAACATAGCCCACAACACCGGCATCTGAATGATCATGGGTAAGCAGCCTGAGGCAGGATTGACCTTGTGCTTGGCCCACAGCTCTACAGTTGCTTCATTCACCTTCGTCTTGTCATCTTTAAACTTCTTTTTGATGGCATCAAGCTCAGGCTGCACACGGCGCATAGCGCGCGTAAACTGCATTTGCTTGATATTCAGCGGCAAGGTGACCACGGTTACCGCCAGTGAAAGTAGTATTACCGCCCAACCATAACTCTGCGTGAAGTCAAAAAAGAAATCTAGCATGGCCCGCAACATCATGTTGATCATTTCCA
This genomic stretch from Bacillota bacterium harbors:
- the mnmG gene encoding tRNA uridine-5-carboxymethylaminomethyl(34) synthesis enzyme MnmG; this translates as MLNRAESYDCIVVGAGHAGCEAAHAALRMGCRVLLLTQSLDSIALMPCNPSVGGPAKGHVVAEIDALGGLMGLVADRSYLQMRMLNTGKGPAVRALRAQSDKRQYHVEMKRLLEQAEGLRLVQALVAEVLTEDGRVQGVRTHYGVVYTAPTVVITAGTYLGGKVIVGSSTLLSGPNSLLASTGLADNLRGLGIEMGRFKTGTPPRIHRRGVDLTRMEEQQGDREPWRFSARSSSEPKEQLSCWLTYTTPRTHEIIRANLHRSPLYAGLIEGRGPRYCPSIEDKIVRFADKERHQIFLEPEGYDTDEMYVQGFSTSLPEDVQVEMLRSIIGLEQVEMLRPGYAIEYDYVVPTGLTLALESKVCAGLFFAGQINGSSGYEEAAGQGLLAGINAAAQVKGLPPLILRRSEAYLGVLIDDLVTKGVVEPYRLMTSRAEHRLLLRLDNAHGRLGPRAAQYGLISPAELQAIKEEEDELATWVAWMEKQQVRSTEEVNVLLQSVGTTPIAEAQAAAQLLRRPEVRWNLLCQMVVELAAVPWQLATRVEIEVKYAGYIAKEKEQVERFLGLENRQIPSDLRYEEIKGLSSEAREKLARQRPQYIGQALRMSGVSPADVAVLLVYIEGR
- the mnmE gene encoding tRNA uridine-5-carboxymethylaminomethyl(34) synthesis GTPase MnmE, giving the protein MYQDVIAAIATPPGEGGIAVVRLSGELALAVAKKCFRRRRGRFSPKPWRVYYGEVCALGGERIDECLLTYFRAPHSYTGEDVVEFGVHGGSFVAGRVLERLLECGAALAAPGEFTKRAFLNGRIDLAQAEAVIDVIRASSDLALRNANLHLQGSLRREILEIRQRLLGALALVEAHLDFPDLDAPLLTHSEVEAELALAAENLDSLVATARGGRVVREGFRVALIGRPNVGKSSLFNYLAGQERAIVTSIAGTTRDVLEVTINHEGLLLKLFDTAGLRAEGDFLERLGMERTEQTMEQADFVLLLIDASEELHAEDLSLLERTANFKRHIVLTKSDLPPRVVLPGENAWLGVSAHTGVGVHELRELIAAAARVTLGTQAQFVTNIRHTSALSKARLATETAMCAAKAGWELEMVVIDVRRALALLGEITGDDVTHGLTDEIFAQFCIGK
- a CDS encoding protein jag; this encodes MLSVEKTAKSVEEAIQAALLELGLVLEQVEVTVLEEPTKGVFGLWGVKPARILVTKRLQPEDKVIDFVLDLVAHMGAKEASCTIVRETADEVEIAVGCLNTGMLIGKRGQTLDAIQQLAAVIYSRVGGDRRLLVDIGQYRERRKQTLVDLSKSLAERVRSTGRKAILEPMSAAERRIVHMTLQDEAGIVTYSEGDEPYRKVIIAVR
- a CDS encoding YidC/Oxa1 family membrane protein insertase, yielding MIVIMEMINMMLRAMLDFFFDFTQSYGWAVILLSLAVTVVTLPLNIKQMQFTRAMRRVQPELDAIKKKFKDDKTKVNEATVELWAKHKVNPASGCLPMIIQMPVLWAMFNVLQVPGIFDKQPLFLGLNMTIPNPENAIMTLGWYYWILPILTVGTTFWQSKQTMQSTEPSQRTMLYMMPLFMGWFTLQFPTALALYWVSRNLFTIGQEYLYTVFTSRQVVEVEAETNAKRRKDG